Proteins encoded in a region of the Paenibacillus sp. W2I17 genome:
- a CDS encoding rhamnogalacturonan acetylesterase — MEAAAEGQAVSVTSWKFNFGPDSGRADETGDYLKVTATTAYEERGGYGFEAGSLVYEKQRIRDDDVSDSTKQHHINPGQTTMSARLRSGFCIPLKASFIVDVPDGTYQVLLVAGDELAETVTRVKAGEGRLVLPTIRTLPGQYAEFRFSVVVRGGRLRLSFSGPAPRINALEITLANQTMTVFLAGDSTVTDQPESGYPYCGWGQLLPAQFKHDVAVDNHAQSGRSSRSFINEGRLSAIMERIKPEDFLFIQFGHNDEKPDPERGTDPFTTYKEYLKKYIDAAREAKARPVLITPVYRRYFADDGTLTDTHGDYIIAMRELAEEEDVPLIDLAERSRLLFEQAGVEGTKDDFMWVLPGEYVNFPSGVEDNTHFQERGARRLAQQVAEAIRELQLQPLQMYLR, encoded by the coding sequence ATGGAGGCAGCGGCAGAGGGCCAGGCAGTGTCCGTGACCAGCTGGAAGTTTAACTTTGGACCGGACTCGGGAAGAGCCGATGAGACAGGGGATTATCTGAAAGTAACTGCAACAACCGCATATGAGGAACGCGGAGGGTACGGATTCGAGGCAGGATCTCTGGTGTATGAGAAACAACGCATTCGTGATGACGATGTGTCGGATTCCACGAAACAACATCATATCAATCCGGGGCAGACAACCATGTCTGCCCGATTGCGTTCAGGCTTCTGTATTCCGCTCAAAGCATCGTTCATCGTGGATGTTCCCGACGGAACCTACCAAGTATTACTTGTTGCAGGGGATGAATTGGCTGAGACAGTGACCCGCGTGAAAGCTGGTGAGGGCAGGCTTGTACTGCCAACCATTCGCACACTTCCCGGACAATACGCAGAGTTTAGATTCTCGGTTGTTGTTCGCGGCGGCAGACTTCGTCTGTCATTCTCCGGTCCTGCACCAAGAATCAATGCGTTAGAGATTACCCTTGCGAACCAGACCATGACCGTATTTCTTGCCGGGGATTCAACCGTAACGGATCAGCCGGAAAGTGGATATCCGTATTGCGGTTGGGGCCAGTTATTGCCAGCACAGTTCAAACATGATGTGGCAGTGGATAATCACGCCCAGTCAGGGCGCAGTTCCCGCAGCTTTATTAATGAAGGCAGATTGAGCGCCATTATGGAGCGAATCAAGCCTGAAGATTTTCTGTTTATTCAATTTGGACATAACGATGAGAAGCCGGACCCTGAACGTGGGACGGACCCATTCACAACATATAAGGAATATTTGAAAAAGTATATCGACGCTGCACGCGAAGCCAAGGCTCGTCCAGTGCTCATAACCCCGGTGTATCGTCGCTATTTTGCGGATGATGGCACATTGACCGATACGCATGGCGATTATATCATCGCCATGCGTGAGTTGGCGGAAGAGGAAGATGTTCCGCTGATCGATCTGGCTGAGCGCAGCCGTCTTCTGTTCGAGCAGGCGGGCGTTGAAGGCACAAAGGACGACTTTATGTGGGTGCTGCCAGGCGAGTATGTGAACTTCCCGTCAGGCGTGGAGGATAACACGCATTTTCAGGAACGAGGCGCCCGCCGCCTTGCCCAGCAGGTGGCAGAAGCCATCCGCGAGTTGCAACTGCAACCGTTGCAGATGTATCTGCGGTAG
- a CDS encoding carbohydrate ABC transporter permease, with the protein MVWRNVKWPVYHLFVAALALLMLYPVLWMLFSSFKESRTIFVTADTLFPAEWIWSNYVDGWKGTAGRPFMDYITNSLVIVVISTIGAVISSSLIAFGFARLNFKGRTFWFSLMMLTLMLPHDVVLVPQYIIFTKLGWLNTILPIVVPTFFGMPFFIFLMVQFIRTIPKELDEAATIDGCNKFRLYIQIIMPLIKSSLATAAIFSFYWRWEDLLGPVLYLNSPDKYTVSMALKMFLDSESASNWGAMFAMSIVSLVPVVAVFFIFQKQIVQGMSTSGLKG; encoded by the coding sequence ATGGTTTGGAGAAATGTAAAATGGCCCGTTTATCACCTGTTCGTTGCAGCTCTTGCCCTCCTGATGCTCTATCCCGTCCTATGGATGTTATTCAGTTCATTCAAGGAAAGCCGTACGATTTTCGTCACAGCGGATACCCTGTTTCCTGCGGAGTGGATCTGGAGCAACTATGTGGATGGCTGGAAAGGCACAGCTGGAAGACCGTTTATGGATTACATCACTAACTCACTTGTAATCGTAGTGATATCTACCATCGGTGCTGTGATATCGTCATCGCTGATCGCTTTTGGTTTTGCCAGACTGAATTTCAAGGGACGCACGTTCTGGTTCTCCTTGATGATGTTAACACTGATGCTGCCGCATGACGTGGTATTGGTTCCTCAGTACATCATTTTCACAAAGCTCGGCTGGCTGAACACTATCTTGCCAATCGTTGTCCCTACATTCTTCGGAATGCCGTTTTTCATCTTCCTGATGGTACAGTTCATTCGAACGATTCCGAAGGAGCTGGATGAGGCTGCAACTATTGATGGATGTAACAAATTCAGACTGTATATCCAGATTATTATGCCGCTGATCAAGTCTTCTCTGGCGACTGCAGCCATCTTCTCCTTCTATTGGAGATGGGAGGATTTGCTCGGTCCGGTACTGTACCTGAACTCGCCTGATAAATATACCGTGTCGATGGCGCTGAAAATGTTCCTCGATAGCGAATCTGCTTCCAACTGGGGCGCAATGTTCGCCATGTCCATCGTCAGTCTGGTTCCGGTTGTAGCTGTGTTCTTCATCTTCCAGAAACAAATTGTTCAAGGGATGAGCACCAGCGGATTGAAAGGATAA
- a CDS encoding carbohydrate ABC transporter permease, producing MRQYSSLRRNLTGYAFISPFIIGFLGFTLIPMFVSLYMSFTSYNLFTSPRWIGLDNYTKMFFDDPKYWNSVKVTFLYVFIGVPLRLIFALFVAMVLNTGSRMIGTYRTLYYLPSIIGGSVAVSIMWRNLFSNEGVINSALTAIGIGPISWFGDPNASLVMLISLSVWQFGSSMLIFLAGLKNIPTEMYEAAGVDGANPIRKFFSITLPLLSPIVLFNMIMQTIGAFMTFVPAYIISKGEGGPMDGTMLYSLYLFRQAFMFNNMGYASAMAWVMLIMIGILTVAVFLTSKYWVFYESEGGK from the coding sequence TTGAGGCAGTATTCGTCGTTACGTAGAAACTTAACTGGATATGCGTTCATAAGCCCGTTTATTATTGGATTCCTGGGCTTCACACTCATCCCCATGTTTGTGTCCTTATATATGTCGTTCACGAGTTATAACTTGTTCACTTCTCCGCGGTGGATTGGGCTTGATAACTACACCAAAATGTTTTTTGATGATCCGAAATATTGGAACTCGGTCAAAGTGACGTTTCTGTATGTATTCATTGGGGTACCGTTAAGGTTGATCTTTGCCCTCTTCGTAGCGATGGTCCTAAACACTGGCTCTCGTATGATTGGAACGTACCGGACGCTGTATTACCTGCCATCCATAATCGGTGGTAGTGTGGCCGTATCCATTATGTGGCGTAACCTCTTCAGTAATGAGGGTGTTATCAACAGTGCTCTAACGGCAATCGGGATCGGGCCTATAAGCTGGTTTGGTGACCCGAATGCGTCCCTGGTTATGCTCATCTCACTGTCTGTATGGCAGTTTGGTTCGTCCATGCTGATCTTCCTGGCTGGTCTCAAAAATATCCCTACTGAGATGTACGAGGCAGCAGGTGTGGATGGCGCGAATCCTATACGGAAATTTTTCAGCATCACCTTGCCACTGCTTAGCCCGATCGTCCTGTTCAATATGATTATGCAGACGATTGGAGCATTCATGACGTTTGTACCTGCCTATATTATCTCCAAAGGCGAAGGCGGTCCAATGGACGGTACGATGTTGTACTCCCTGTATCTGTTCCGTCAGGCGTTTATGTTTAACAACATGGGTTATGCTTCGGCAATGGCCTGGGTCATGCTCATCATGATCGGTATACTTACGGTAGCTGTGTTCCTGACATCCAAGTACTGGGTGTTCTACGAATCTGAAGGAGGGAAGTAA
- a CDS encoding ABC transporter substrate-binding protein has product MVKKAIFLMMAALLVFTAACSSGGGTEGASGDDSVTLRIAWWGSDARHEYTQKVIDLYKSKNPNVKIDVEYASFDDYWKKLAPQAAANQLPDIVQMDISYISQYAQNGQLEDLAPYLGNQIKVDDVSENVISTGVINGKQFGVPAGVNVLGFQYDPALLQKAGAEAMPENMTWESYEALGKQAAEKGLYLDGGVAPDIFFHYFLRTKGHSLYNAEGTGLGYDDDQLFVEFFGLMRRMIEQGAAPTPDVANQTKGIIEESDLVKEKGIGVWQWSNQFVALQQVANRPLEIAPMPGPDMEKGLYMQPSMYWGLTSNSKVKEEAAKFIDFWVNDVEANKLIKGERGVPISGAIKEAIAPELSDATKQVFEFVAAMEPKASPMSSPPPVGSPEVISALADVVEELNFGKITPEQAAETFRKNAESVLANNK; this is encoded by the coding sequence ATGGTGAAAAAGGCAATATTCCTGATGATGGCTGCATTGCTCGTTTTTACAGCGGCGTGTAGTTCAGGTGGAGGAACTGAAGGAGCATCTGGAGATGACTCAGTTACCCTGCGGATCGCTTGGTGGGGCTCGGATGCAAGGCATGAATATACACAGAAGGTCATCGACCTGTACAAATCGAAAAACCCGAATGTCAAAATCGACGTGGAATATGCTTCATTTGATGACTACTGGAAAAAGCTCGCGCCACAAGCAGCTGCAAATCAGTTGCCTGACATCGTTCAGATGGATATTTCCTACATCAGCCAATATGCACAGAATGGTCAGCTTGAGGATCTAGCGCCTTATCTGGGCAATCAGATCAAAGTGGACGATGTGTCCGAGAACGTTATTAGCACAGGTGTAATTAACGGAAAACAATTTGGCGTACCTGCCGGTGTTAACGTTCTGGGCTTCCAATATGACCCTGCTTTGCTTCAAAAAGCGGGAGCGGAAGCTATGCCTGAAAATATGACATGGGAATCATACGAAGCACTGGGTAAACAAGCCGCAGAGAAAGGCCTGTATTTGGATGGAGGGGTAGCTCCTGATATCTTCTTCCATTACTTCCTGCGTACCAAAGGACATTCGCTTTACAATGCAGAAGGAACTGGCCTTGGTTATGATGATGACCAATTGTTTGTGGAGTTCTTCGGACTTATGCGCCGCATGATCGAGCAAGGTGCAGCACCTACGCCGGATGTAGCCAACCAAACTAAAGGCATTATTGAGGAATCAGATCTCGTGAAGGAAAAAGGAATCGGCGTATGGCAATGGTCTAACCAGTTCGTAGCCTTGCAACAGGTAGCGAACCGTCCACTCGAAATCGCTCCAATGCCAGGACCGGATATGGAAAAAGGACTATATATGCAACCAAGTATGTATTGGGGTTTAACGTCCAACTCCAAAGTGAAGGAAGAAGCGGCTAAATTCATCGATTTCTGGGTGAATGACGTGGAAGCCAACAAACTGATCAAAGGCGAGCGCGGTGTGCCAATTTCAGGAGCAATCAAAGAAGCTATCGCACCTGAGCTGAGTGACGCAACGAAACAAGTCTTTGAATTCGTAGCAGCCATGGAGCCAAAAGCTTCACCAATGAGTTCTCCGCCACCGGTTGGTTCACCTGAAGTAATCTCTGCTCTGGCAGATGTGGTTGAAGAGTTGAACTTTGGCAAAATTACACCTGAACAGGCAGCAGAAACATTCCGCAAGAACGCCGAATCTGTACTTGCGAACAATAAATAA
- a CDS encoding response regulator, with the protein MYKVMLVDDERVILEGISQVVDWAAAGTELVDTARNGIEALDKIGKSRPDIIITDISMPGLDGLGLIEKASEAYPGVRFIMLSGYKEFEYARRAMQYGVKHYLLKPCNENQIHDALTELLQEHQDAQVKEHVAGEMKQRLQRVLPHVKEQFLLEFMTNRTYGPVDLEYYQELFDLELEENAVRLLLFRIVDEHDYSHLFAIKNIASDLLPHVLLSTTIEGKLLILLADSVDPAGLKESIEEVRAAFTRLYKLEVTAALSEADRMIQSRRLFREALQYLNHRFFIGEGKLITKNDLVLAGECDGLHVEQDAEQLCQLIKSGNTEETAVEVDRLFDLLSRQQLEIEVTRSYVVQLYSAMVHVCPPEEATEFTQRMAELPHIDTLSGLKSFVASSAARLTSGYYKNHISRQSSAVEKMMDIVDRHYGEADLSLNGVAHQMLYMNPDYLGKIFKKVTGENFSNYVNRLRIERACDHIRRGGDVKVFELAELFGFGGNSQYFSQVFKKWTGMTPTEFRRISI; encoded by the coding sequence ATGTACAAAGTGATGCTCGTAGATGATGAACGTGTCATTCTGGAGGGGATTTCCCAAGTGGTCGATTGGGCCGCGGCAGGAACGGAATTGGTGGATACGGCGAGGAACGGGATTGAAGCATTGGACAAAATCGGGAAGTCGCGACCCGATATTATTATTACGGATATTTCCATGCCAGGTCTGGATGGTCTCGGTCTCATAGAGAAGGCATCCGAAGCATACCCGGGAGTACGTTTCATAATGTTATCCGGCTACAAGGAGTTCGAATATGCTCGCAGAGCGATGCAATATGGTGTGAAGCATTATTTGCTCAAGCCCTGCAATGAGAATCAGATCCATGATGCGTTAACTGAACTGTTGCAGGAGCATCAAGATGCTCAGGTGAAGGAGCATGTTGCCGGTGAGATGAAACAGCGATTACAGCGTGTCCTTCCACATGTGAAGGAGCAATTTCTGCTGGAGTTCATGACCAACCGCACCTATGGGCCGGTTGACCTGGAGTATTATCAGGAGTTGTTTGATCTGGAGCTTGAAGAGAACGCAGTTCGGTTACTGCTGTTCCGAATTGTAGATGAACATGATTACAGTCACTTATTTGCGATCAAAAACATTGCCAGTGACCTGCTCCCACATGTCCTGTTAAGCACAACCATTGAAGGCAAACTCCTCATCCTGCTTGCGGATTCAGTTGATCCGGCCGGACTGAAAGAAAGTATTGAAGAGGTTCGGGCTGCATTTACCAGACTATATAAATTGGAAGTGACCGCTGCGCTGAGTGAAGCAGATCGAATGATTCAGTCCCGGCGGTTGTTTCGTGAGGCGTTGCAGTATCTGAACCATCGCTTTTTTATCGGTGAAGGCAAGCTGATTACGAAGAATGATCTGGTACTGGCCGGAGAATGCGACGGATTGCATGTAGAACAGGATGCCGAGCAACTGTGTCAGTTGATCAAATCCGGCAATACCGAAGAAACAGCGGTAGAGGTGGATCGTTTGTTTGATCTATTATCGCGTCAGCAGCTGGAAATTGAAGTGACTCGCTCTTACGTAGTGCAGCTGTACTCGGCGATGGTTCATGTCTGTCCACCTGAGGAGGCAACGGAATTCACCCAGCGTATGGCAGAACTGCCGCATATCGATACGTTATCTGGTTTGAAGTCTTTTGTTGCAAGCAGTGCGGCCCGATTAACTTCCGGTTATTACAAAAACCATATCAGTCGTCAGTCTTCTGCCGTGGAGAAGATGATGGATATCGTGGATCGTCATTATGGAGAGGCAGATCTCTCGCTCAATGGAGTCGCCCATCAGATGTTGTATATGAATCCAGATTATCTGGGCAAGATTTTCAAAAAAGTCACAGGCGAGAATTTCTCCAATTACGTGAATCGTCTGCGCATTGAACGCGCATGTGACCATATTCGCAGAGGCGGGGATGTGAAAGTATTCGAGCTTGCTGAATTGTTCGGATTCGGCGGGAATTCACAATATTTCAGTCAGGTGTTCAAAAAGTGGACCGGTATGACACCTACGGAATTCCGCAGGATCAGCATATAA
- a CDS encoding histidine kinase, whose product MNKIKNAFTTLPIHHKTILLIGLLMLISFTFYASVLRYVFSIYDRQIYEKSSQVLNMSSVGIENQLREISNLSFKVMSDEPLQQYLLQLKKVETGYEKNGLRKKITNRLVAYAGSEKYVYSMLFIDNDNNVMAAGNREGISESKQKELVALGQQYSGSNAWHTSGDKQSRLLSVRQVKSFIGGAFTLEDLGTLIIRVRLDRIVQDQMQEPAEDSQLLITDGKEVIYPTESAVSEAEIESELKRTQPYGIAMLEQGRHFVARAHSSYTDWTYLYTTPFDQMFKQIQFVKQLVTVIFIMIFLAALIIGARFSRSITHPIAQLIKKMRNIEKGDLDKLEEAALGNVPISPQNEVGLLHRTFKMMLQRIRELIDENYAKQLVIRETELKALQAQINPHFLYNTLESINWLAKVQKQRQISEMVEALGFLLRSSVNMSEKWITLERELDIVRSYVTIQRTRFEERLDFDMEIAPEVGMARIPKLTLQPLVENAIHYALEPSIDPCRIRIRARAEGDKVIIEVEDDGPGMTPEFLEQLHEGRIQTRGQGIGLSNIQERIRLTFGDEGGMVMSSKPGSGTVVSISIPWIREDDDDVQSDARR is encoded by the coding sequence ATGAACAAAATTAAGAACGCTTTCACAACACTGCCGATTCATCACAAAACGATTCTTCTCATCGGACTTTTGATGTTAATCAGCTTTACGTTTTATGCGTCCGTACTCCGATATGTGTTCAGTATCTATGACCGTCAGATCTATGAGAAATCCTCGCAGGTCCTCAATATGTCTTCGGTAGGTATTGAGAATCAACTTCGTGAAATTTCTAATCTCTCCTTCAAGGTGATGTCGGACGAGCCGCTTCAGCAATATCTGCTCCAACTGAAAAAGGTCGAAACGGGTTATGAGAAAAATGGATTACGTAAAAAAATTACCAACAGGTTAGTCGCTTATGCCGGTTCCGAAAAATACGTCTATTCCATGCTATTTATCGATAATGATAATAACGTTATGGCCGCAGGCAATCGGGAGGGGATTTCGGAGTCGAAGCAAAAGGAATTGGTTGCACTGGGACAGCAATACTCAGGCTCCAATGCCTGGCATACCAGTGGGGATAAACAGTCCCGGCTCTTGTCGGTCCGACAGGTGAAATCCTTTATTGGCGGAGCATTTACATTGGAGGACCTCGGCACACTGATCATCCGGGTGCGGCTGGACCGAATTGTACAGGATCAGATGCAAGAACCGGCTGAGGACTCCCAATTACTCATTACCGATGGAAAAGAAGTGATCTATCCAACAGAATCAGCCGTCAGTGAAGCCGAGATTGAGTCTGAACTGAAGCGCACCCAGCCCTATGGAATTGCCATGTTGGAGCAGGGGAGGCACTTTGTAGCTCGTGCTCATTCTTCCTATACGGATTGGACCTATTTGTACACAACCCCGTTTGACCAGATGTTTAAACAGATCCAGTTTGTCAAACAGTTGGTCACGGTGATCTTCATCATGATTTTTCTGGCGGCGCTTATCATTGGAGCGAGATTCTCTCGCAGTATTACCCATCCGATTGCGCAGTTGATCAAAAAGATGCGTAATATCGAAAAAGGTGATCTGGATAAGCTGGAGGAGGCCGCTCTTGGCAATGTTCCGATATCTCCACAGAATGAGGTTGGGCTGCTGCATCGAACATTCAAGATGATGCTTCAACGGATACGTGAATTGATTGATGAGAATTATGCCAAGCAACTGGTGATTCGTGAGACAGAGTTGAAAGCGCTTCAGGCGCAGATTAATCCACATTTTCTATACAACACGCTAGAATCGATTAACTGGCTGGCTAAAGTACAGAAGCAACGACAGATCTCGGAAATGGTTGAGGCTCTCGGATTTCTGCTGCGTAGCTCTGTGAATATGTCCGAGAAGTGGATCACGCTGGAAAGAGAGCTGGACATTGTCCGCAGTTACGTGACGATTCAGCGCACGCGTTTTGAGGAAAGACTGGACTTCGACATGGAAATTGCCCCAGAGGTAGGAATGGCGCGGATACCGAAGTTAACATTACAGCCGTTGGTGGAGAACGCCATACATTATGCACTCGAACCAAGCATTGACCCTTGCCGGATTCGTATTCGGGCGAGAGCAGAGGGGGATAAGGTGATTATTGAAGTTGAGGACGACGGTCCGGGGATGACACCGGAATTCCTGGAACAGCTACACGAAGGACGTATTCAGACAAGAGGACAGGGCATTGGGTTATCTAACATCCAGGAACGAATCAGACTGACCTTCGGTGATGAAGGTGGAATGGTGATGAGCAGCAAGCCCGGATCAGGAACTGTAGTATCGATCAGCATACCTTGGATCAGAGAGGACGATGACGATGTACAAAGTGATGCTCGTAGATGA
- a CDS encoding stalk domain-containing protein, whose protein sequence is MKRKRIWENTAAGLTVSMLAGMLLFTSSALPAHAADTKTGVLPVGTNEASLTAKKDAVAVTKEFRIVTLGDSITVGYEPNTKELPYGYVERLHEQGLLHGRTQVDNYGIAGLKTSGLKNFTTAIKDGKTLTSEAIQPSLPDPRAGQIGANTAVIRESVAQANLVAITIGGNDVSELLGTADKLSDQDLQAKVKELLATYTANVSATINDIHEINPTATIVIADQYQPMPEVAGKALYAKLMEASQGFTQTIDGIAVQFTAQGTDVKVAHVAKEFVGGEGTMTHMIKDRDFHPNQFGYAAIAEVFAKTIWGDYTKLTAPATGEPMNIIVSGKTLNTPYKPIIRNGKNFVAIQDIVNAVGATTVWDNKTSTATITYGDRKVAVKIGANAVKVNGASVTVDTPAFLNKVGKESKTYVPLAMVAEGLGFDVQYVAKLKTVFVNP, encoded by the coding sequence ATGAAGCGTAAACGTATATGGGAAAATACAGCTGCCGGTTTAACGGTAAGCATGTTGGCAGGAATGCTGCTCTTTACATCATCTGCATTGCCTGCACACGCGGCTGACACCAAAACCGGTGTATTGCCAGTGGGTACTAACGAGGCTTCGCTGACTGCGAAGAAAGATGCAGTAGCCGTAACTAAGGAGTTCCGCATCGTCACATTGGGAGATTCCATAACGGTAGGTTATGAGCCCAACACAAAAGAATTGCCTTATGGTTATGTAGAACGTTTGCATGAGCAGGGTTTGCTGCATGGACGTACACAGGTGGACAACTACGGGATTGCCGGATTGAAAACCAGTGGCCTGAAAAACTTCACTACTGCAATTAAGGATGGCAAAACGCTGACTTCTGAAGCCATTCAACCAAGTCTTCCTGATCCAAGAGCGGGACAGATCGGAGCCAATACTGCTGTAATCCGTGAGAGTGTAGCACAGGCCAATCTGGTTGCAATTACCATTGGGGGAAATGATGTATCTGAGCTTCTCGGTACAGCAGACAAACTGAGTGATCAGGATCTGCAAGCCAAGGTAAAAGAATTACTCGCAACATATACAGCCAATGTTAGTGCAACGATTAATGATATCCATGAAATTAATCCGACAGCTACAATTGTCATCGCCGATCAGTATCAACCGATGCCAGAAGTAGCAGGCAAGGCACTCTACGCCAAACTGATGGAGGCATCCCAAGGTTTCACACAGACCATTGATGGCATTGCAGTACAATTCACTGCTCAAGGTACCGATGTCAAAGTCGCACACGTGGCCAAGGAGTTTGTTGGTGGTGAGGGCACGATGACACATATGATCAAAGATCGTGATTTCCACCCGAACCAATTTGGATATGCGGCCATTGCCGAAGTATTTGCCAAAACGATCTGGGGCGACTACACCAAGCTGACTGCACCTGCAACAGGTGAGCCGATGAACATTATTGTGAGTGGCAAAACATTAAATACACCGTACAAACCGATTATCCGTAACGGCAAAAACTTTGTGGCGATTCAAGACATCGTAAACGCTGTCGGGGCTACTACGGTGTGGGATAACAAAACTTCAACCGCAACCATTACATATGGAGACCGGAAAGTTGCTGTGAAGATTGGTGCCAATGCTGTGAAGGTAAATGGAGCATCGGTTACTGTGGATACACCTGCATTCCTGAATAAGGTAGGCAAAGAGTCCAAAACATATGTACCACTTGCCATGGTGGCTGAAGGTCTTGGCTTTGATGTGCAATATGTAGCGAAGCTGAAAACTGTTTTTGTGAATCCGTAA
- a CDS encoding inositol monophosphatase family protein yields the protein MNEKEKTPYVVTSKSYTAVAINAASKAGEWIKSRLGTVAELGTKYSPQDLVTEVDKGAEQMIRRLILTHFPHHAILGEEGVEPGPEASAKALKEAEEEEFLWIVDPVDGTTNFVHGFPFYSVSIALAHNGEVIVGVIYDPSRDEMFVAEKGKGAYVHGNRMLVSGEQELAQSLIAVGFPADTTFALPLNMAAVQALAPQVRNLRAGGSAALHLAYVAAGRLSAYTEVGLKPWDIAAGALLVEESGGKVTDTIGTPYQLSVNHVVASNGKIHDALTDVLKEAKATGLE from the coding sequence TTGAATGAGAAGGAAAAGACACCTTATGTCGTGACAAGCAAAAGCTATACTGCCGTTGCCATTAATGCAGCTTCCAAAGCTGGCGAATGGATCAAAAGCCGTCTTGGGACGGTAGCTGAACTTGGCACCAAATATTCACCCCAAGATCTGGTGACCGAAGTGGATAAAGGAGCGGAGCAGATGATCCGCCGCCTGATTCTCACGCATTTTCCCCACCATGCCATTCTGGGTGAAGAAGGCGTCGAACCGGGACCGGAAGCTTCGGCAAAAGCACTGAAAGAGGCCGAGGAAGAAGAGTTCCTGTGGATTGTTGATCCTGTGGATGGAACGACGAACTTTGTACACGGATTCCCGTTTTATTCGGTGTCCATCGCATTGGCTCACAATGGTGAAGTCATTGTTGGCGTGATCTACGACCCTTCCCGTGATGAAATGTTTGTTGCGGAAAAAGGGAAAGGAGCATATGTTCACGGAAACCGGATGCTTGTATCTGGTGAACAAGAACTTGCTCAGAGCCTGATTGCGGTTGGATTCCCGGCAGACACAACCTTTGCGTTGCCACTGAATATGGCCGCTGTGCAGGCGCTTGCTCCGCAAGTACGTAACTTGCGTGCAGGCGGATCTGCCGCCCTTCATCTGGCGTATGTTGCCGCAGGACGTCTCAGCGCCTACACCGAAGTTGGATTGAAACCGTGGGATATTGCCGCAGGTGCGCTGCTGGTTGAAGAATCAGGCGGCAAGGTGACGGATACCATCGGAACGCCTTATCAACTGTCTGTGAATCATGTCGTTGCCAGCAATGGCAAAATCCATGATGCACTGACGGATGTGCTGAAGGAAGCGAAAGCAACCGGTCTGGAGTGA
- the uvsE gene encoding UV DNA damage repair endonuclease UvsE: protein MLVRFGYVAMSVLIENASPSRTMTMSSFNKIDDREAAIRKLERIAAENLHNTLRLLRHNKGSHIHVYRFSSKLIPLATHEDLNDWDPFPALKQDFAAIGDFVKENHMRVSFHPDHFTVLSTPREQVLHNSIRDLRHHVRMLDAMGLNATAKNNIHIGGAYGDKPSAALRFEENFLKLDRDIQERLTLENDDKTFNAPETLAVCQRLGLPMVLDIHHQWVNNEGEQAWDLWPNILKTWQSPLAQADSPADQPLPPKIHVSSPKSEKDLRGHADGVEVEPLLDFLRHIAADTPRLDVMIEAKRKDEALVQLMQKLAFYHEEGVEWVDESTVIIHP from the coding sequence ATGCTCGTACGCTTTGGTTACGTGGCAATGTCCGTGCTTATAGAGAACGCCTCGCCTTCCCGGACCATGACCATGTCGAGTTTTAACAAAATTGATGACAGGGAAGCAGCGATCCGCAAGCTCGAACGGATTGCAGCCGAGAACCTGCACAATACATTACGTTTGCTCAGACACAACAAGGGTAGCCATATTCATGTATATCGCTTCTCTTCCAAATTGATTCCACTGGCAACACACGAGGACCTGAATGACTGGGACCCGTTCCCGGCGCTGAAGCAGGACTTTGCGGCCATTGGTGATTTTGTGAAGGAAAATCATATGCGTGTGTCCTTTCATCCGGATCATTTTACCGTACTTAGTACCCCCCGCGAGCAAGTTCTGCACAACTCGATTCGCGACCTTCGTCATCATGTTCGGATGCTGGATGCCATGGGGCTGAATGCCACTGCCAAGAACAATATACATATTGGTGGTGCATACGGGGACAAGCCTTCGGCGGCGCTTCGTTTTGAAGAAAACTTTTTGAAGCTGGATCGGGACATTCAGGAGCGGCTCACACTCGAAAATGATGACAAAACGTTCAATGCGCCGGAGACACTAGCCGTGTGCCAGCGCTTGGGATTGCCCATGGTACTGGATATCCATCACCAGTGGGTGAACAACGAAGGAGAACAGGCATGGGATCTGTGGCCTAATATTCTAAAGACCTGGCAGTCGCCGCTTGCCCAGGCAGATTCACCGGCTGATCAGCCACTGCCACCCAAAATCCATGTCTCCAGTCCGAAGAGCGAGAAGGATCTGCGAGGTCATGCCGATGGTGTAGAGGTAGAGCCTTTGCTCGACTTCTTGCGTCATATCGCAGCAGACACCCCAAGGCTTGACGTGATGATCGAGGCTAAACGCAAAGATGAGGCACTTGTGCAACTGATGCAGAAGCTGGCATTCTATCACGAAGAGGGTGTGGAGTGGGTGGACGAGTCTACCGTCATCATTCATCCGTAG